In Erigeron canadensis isolate Cc75 chromosome 6, C_canadensis_v1, whole genome shotgun sequence, the following are encoded in one genomic region:
- the LOC122605468 gene encoding uncharacterized protein LOC122605468: MDYDSSTSSFPLRHKKFSLHIKEIKTDIVISSHDDQIMVIATQIGTMGTIMHARKEEGMLNSPTFNVSVIFGKRDEPMLLACARQLIEHISNSGSSKPLTLSLGLKDHSMETLKGIVSAVIENRLW, encoded by the exons ATGGATTATGATTCTTCAACCTCTTCTTTCCCTCTTCGCCACAAAAAATTCTCCCTCCATATAAAG GAAATTAAAACTGATATAGTCATTTCTAGCCATGATGATCAAATTATG GTTATCGCTACTCAGATTGGGACTATGGGGACCATAATGCACGCAAG GAAGGAAGAAGGGATGCTAAATAGTCCTACCTTCAATGTATCTGTGATATTTGGTAAACGAGATGAG CCAATGCTACTAGCATGTGCTCGCCAGCTTATTGAACATATAAG TAATTCTGGCTCTTCAAAACCGTTGACACTCTCACTTGGACTCAAAGACCATTCTATG GAAACTCTTAAAGGAATTGTTTCCGCTGTGATTGAGAACCGATTGTGGTAG
- the LOC122603381 gene encoding serine/threonine-protein kinase BLUS1-like isoform X2: protein MEAQKRKFPVNATDYKLYEEIGEGVSASVYRALCVPLNETVAIKVLDMERCNNDLDGIRREVQTMSLINHPNLLRAYCSFTVGHNLWVVMPYMAGGSCLHIMKSSFPDGFEESVIAALLKEVLKALVYLHAHGHIHRDVKAGNILADFNGSIKLADFGVSACMFDGDRQRSRNTFVGTPCWMAPEVMQQLHGYDFKADIWSFGITALELAHGHAPFSKYPPMKVLLMTLQNAPPGLDYERDKKFSKSFKDMVATCLVKDPKKRPSADKLLKHQFFKHTKTTDYLERAILKGLSSLGDRFKVLKTKEADLLVQNKELYGDKEHLSQQEYIRGISAWNFNLEDLKNQAELINDFDENSDGDQKPSKQQNGVNGATLPAVKLSAKTCNNHSDAISQDTADEISNMENPLVLSSIKARQAPEGCSDICEDDMTTVSSTELDETPLDTEQVPVKLLLKAKDQETETNDFEHLNFKDSVQKTTIHESRKYMSGSLLPDNVLSPTKLVSNGERELFQPRFRVERNYSGPLQHLQKNSMTSSSSVEDLPEGVVVTQKGRFKVTEAGSSPKAPILNSSLVGMDSPSSSIPAASLVPSLQNVLQHNTAKMEGIRQLIKFVDQPSDSSSGNPTEYVDTGNNSFSQIPLSPRERELQSQVSQLQQRIESLVEQLQRQKMRNAQVFFITSCQFIVGEEIE from the exons ATGGAAGCACAAAAAAGGAAGTTTCCGGTTAATGCAACGGATTATAAGCTATATGAGGAAATTGGTGAAGGAGTTAGTGCCTCCGTGTATAGGGCACTTTGCGTTCCATTAAATGAGACAGTCGCAATCAAGGTTCTTGATATGGAAAGGTGCAATAATGATCTG GATGGCATCCGTCGGGAAGTGCAGACCATGAGCTTGATTAATCATCCAAATTTGTTACGGGCGTATTGCTCTTTTACAGTGGGCCACAACCTTTGGGTTGTTATGCCATATATGGCTGGTGGATCATGTCTTCACATAATGAAATCATCTTTTCCAGACGGTTTTGAAGAATCCGTTATTGCTGCATTACTTAAAGAGGTTCTTAAAGCATTGGTTTATCTTCATGCACATGGGCATATTCACAGAGATGTAAAG GCAGGGAACATATTAGCTGATTTTAATGGTTCCATTAAGTTAGCAGACTTTGGAGTATCTGCATGCATGTTTGATGGGGATCGCCAACGTTCAAGAAATACCTTTGTTGGAACTCCTTGTTg GATGGCACCTGAAGTTATGCAGCAACTTCATGGATACGACTTCAA AGCAGACATTTGGTCATTTGGAATCACTGCACTTGAACTTGCTCATGGCCATGCACCTTTTTCAAAGTATCCGCCAATGAAA GTTTTGCTCATGACTCTGCAAAATGCACCACCGGGCCTGGATTATGAAAGGGacaaaaagttttcaaag TCTTTCAAAGATATGGTCGCTACTTGCTTAGTCAAAGACCCCAAAAAACGTCCCTCTGCAGATAAGCTGTTGAAGCACCAGTTCTtcaaacacacaaaaacaacTGATTATTTGGAACGTGCCATTCTTAAAGGCCTGTCTTCCTTAGGTGACCGTTTCAAGGTGTTAAAG aCAAAAGAAGCTGATCTTCTTGTACAGAACAAGGAATTATATGGGGATAAGGAACATTTGTCACAG CAAGAGTATATTCGGGGAATTAGTGCCTGGAATTTCAACTTGGAAGACTTGAAGAATCAAGCAGAGCTT AtcaatgattttgatgaaaattcAGATGGAGACCAAAAACCTTCAAAACAACAAAATGGGGTCAATGGTGCTACATTACCTGCAGTTAAGTTGTCGGCCAAGACATGTAATAATCATTCAGATGCTATATCTCAGGATACCGCTGATGAAATTTCTAATATGGAGAATCCATTGGTTTTATCATCTATTAAGGCTCGTCAAGCACCTGA GGGATGTTCTGATATTTGTGAAGATGACATGACAACTGTTAGCTCAACTGAACTAGATGAAACTCCATTAGATACTGAACAAGTTCCTGTGAAGCTGCTGCTAAAAGCCAAGGACCAAGAAACTGAAACCAATGATTTTGAGCATCTTAATTTCAAGGATTCTGTACAGAAAACTACTATTCATGAGTCAAGAAAGTACATGAGTGGTTCACTATTACCAGACAATGTTCTTTCTCCTACTAAGTTAGTTTCCAATGGTGAAAG GGAACTTTTTCAACCAAGATTTCGAGTAGAGCGCAATTACAGTGGTCCATTACAACACCTGCAGAAGAATAGTATGACTAGCTCTTCATCCG TAGAAGATTTACCAGAAGGAGTTGTGGTCACGCAGAAGGGACGTTTTAAAGTCACTGAAGCTGGTTCGAGCCCCAAG GCTCCAATTCTTAATTCAAGTTTAGTTGGTATGGACAGTCCTAGTTCAAGTATACCAGCAGCATCACTTGTTCCATCCTTGCAAAACGTTTTGCAGCATAACACAGCAAAAATG GAGGGAATACGTCAATTAATCAAGTTTGTGGACCAACCTTCTGATTCATCTTCAG GAAACCCAACGGAATATGTGGATACAGGAAACAACAGTTTCTCACAA ATTCCTCTTAGTCCAAGGGAGCGAGAACTGCAATCTCAGGTGAGCCAGTTACAACAACG CATTGAGAGTCTGGTTGAGCAATTGCAAAGACAGAAGATGAGAAATGCTCAGGTTTTTTTCATTACATCTTGTCAATTTATAG TTGGAGAAGAAATTGAGTGA
- the LOC122603381 gene encoding serine/threonine-protein kinase BLUS1-like isoform X1: MEAQKRKFPVNATDYKLYEEIGEGVSASVYRALCVPLNETVAIKVLDMERCNNDLDGIRREVQTMSLINHPNLLRAYCSFTVGHNLWVVMPYMAGGSCLHIMKSSFPDGFEESVIAALLKEVLKALVYLHAHGHIHRDVKAGNILADFNGSIKLADFGVSACMFDGDRQRSRNTFVGTPCWMAPEVMQQLHGYDFKADIWSFGITALELAHGHAPFSKYPPMKVLLMTLQNAPPGLDYERDKKFSKSFKDMVATCLVKDPKKRPSADKLLKHQFFKHTKTTDYLERAILKGLSSLGDRFKVLKTKEADLLVQNKELYGDKEHLSQQEYIRGISAWNFNLEDLKNQAELINDFDENSDGDQKPSKQQNGVNGATLPAVKLSAKTCNNHSDAISQDTADEISNMENPLVLSSIKARQAPEGCSDICEDDMTTVSSTELDETPLDTEQVPVKLLLKAKDQETETNDFEHLNFKDSVQKTTIHESRKYMSGSLLPDNVLSPTKLVSNGERELFQPRFRVERNYSGPLQHLQKNSMTSSSSVEDLPEGVVVTQKGRFKVTEAGSSPKAPILNSSLVGMDSPSSSIPAASLVPSLQNVLQHNTAKMEGIRQLIKFVDQPSDSSSGNPTEYVDTGNNSFSQIPLSPRERELQSQVSQLQQRIESLVEQLQRQKMRNAQLEKKLSDLGLKNSFEE, from the exons ATGGAAGCACAAAAAAGGAAGTTTCCGGTTAATGCAACGGATTATAAGCTATATGAGGAAATTGGTGAAGGAGTTAGTGCCTCCGTGTATAGGGCACTTTGCGTTCCATTAAATGAGACAGTCGCAATCAAGGTTCTTGATATGGAAAGGTGCAATAATGATCTG GATGGCATCCGTCGGGAAGTGCAGACCATGAGCTTGATTAATCATCCAAATTTGTTACGGGCGTATTGCTCTTTTACAGTGGGCCACAACCTTTGGGTTGTTATGCCATATATGGCTGGTGGATCATGTCTTCACATAATGAAATCATCTTTTCCAGACGGTTTTGAAGAATCCGTTATTGCTGCATTACTTAAAGAGGTTCTTAAAGCATTGGTTTATCTTCATGCACATGGGCATATTCACAGAGATGTAAAG GCAGGGAACATATTAGCTGATTTTAATGGTTCCATTAAGTTAGCAGACTTTGGAGTATCTGCATGCATGTTTGATGGGGATCGCCAACGTTCAAGAAATACCTTTGTTGGAACTCCTTGTTg GATGGCACCTGAAGTTATGCAGCAACTTCATGGATACGACTTCAA AGCAGACATTTGGTCATTTGGAATCACTGCACTTGAACTTGCTCATGGCCATGCACCTTTTTCAAAGTATCCGCCAATGAAA GTTTTGCTCATGACTCTGCAAAATGCACCACCGGGCCTGGATTATGAAAGGGacaaaaagttttcaaag TCTTTCAAAGATATGGTCGCTACTTGCTTAGTCAAAGACCCCAAAAAACGTCCCTCTGCAGATAAGCTGTTGAAGCACCAGTTCTtcaaacacacaaaaacaacTGATTATTTGGAACGTGCCATTCTTAAAGGCCTGTCTTCCTTAGGTGACCGTTTCAAGGTGTTAAAG aCAAAAGAAGCTGATCTTCTTGTACAGAACAAGGAATTATATGGGGATAAGGAACATTTGTCACAG CAAGAGTATATTCGGGGAATTAGTGCCTGGAATTTCAACTTGGAAGACTTGAAGAATCAAGCAGAGCTT AtcaatgattttgatgaaaattcAGATGGAGACCAAAAACCTTCAAAACAACAAAATGGGGTCAATGGTGCTACATTACCTGCAGTTAAGTTGTCGGCCAAGACATGTAATAATCATTCAGATGCTATATCTCAGGATACCGCTGATGAAATTTCTAATATGGAGAATCCATTGGTTTTATCATCTATTAAGGCTCGTCAAGCACCTGA GGGATGTTCTGATATTTGTGAAGATGACATGACAACTGTTAGCTCAACTGAACTAGATGAAACTCCATTAGATACTGAACAAGTTCCTGTGAAGCTGCTGCTAAAAGCCAAGGACCAAGAAACTGAAACCAATGATTTTGAGCATCTTAATTTCAAGGATTCTGTACAGAAAACTACTATTCATGAGTCAAGAAAGTACATGAGTGGTTCACTATTACCAGACAATGTTCTTTCTCCTACTAAGTTAGTTTCCAATGGTGAAAG GGAACTTTTTCAACCAAGATTTCGAGTAGAGCGCAATTACAGTGGTCCATTACAACACCTGCAGAAGAATAGTATGACTAGCTCTTCATCCG TAGAAGATTTACCAGAAGGAGTTGTGGTCACGCAGAAGGGACGTTTTAAAGTCACTGAAGCTGGTTCGAGCCCCAAG GCTCCAATTCTTAATTCAAGTTTAGTTGGTATGGACAGTCCTAGTTCAAGTATACCAGCAGCATCACTTGTTCCATCCTTGCAAAACGTTTTGCAGCATAACACAGCAAAAATG GAGGGAATACGTCAATTAATCAAGTTTGTGGACCAACCTTCTGATTCATCTTCAG GAAACCCAACGGAATATGTGGATACAGGAAACAACAGTTTCTCACAA ATTCCTCTTAGTCCAAGGGAGCGAGAACTGCAATCTCAGGTGAGCCAGTTACAACAACG CATTGAGAGTCTGGTTGAGCAATTGCAAAGACAGAAGATGAGAAATGCTCAG TTGGAGAAGAAATTGAGTGATTTGGGGTTGAAAAATAGCTTCGAAGAGTGA
- the LOC122605754 gene encoding uncharacterized protein LOC122605754, which yields MFVLHQNSRNSYIFENFFRKMYGFRFNMRICQRIYAKISRSEMIEPKSFQIRKLWSEIVHLGTFGQVVDLFQVLRLIRDKDCYARLGLRRLVLLHLLSDFKAKCL from the exons atgtttgttcttcatcaaaactCAAGAAAttcttatat ATTCGAAAACTTCTTCAGAAAAATGTATGGTTTTCGGTTCAATATGAGAATATGTCAACGTATATATGCGAAAATCTCTAGATCCGAAATGATTGAACCGAAATCCTTCCAAATCCGAAAACTATGGTCCGAAATCGTTCATCTTGG gacttttggacaggtAGTGGACTTGTTTCAG gtactcaggctaatcagggataaagactgttatgctaggcttggacttcggagattagtgctccttcatttattgtcagactttaaagCTAAATGCCTTTGA